In one Sporomusa sphaeroides DSM 2875 genomic region, the following are encoded:
- a CDS encoding IS1182 family transposase, with the protein MLRHVPHQLSIYSVLYDRIPNDHILKTIGAHVDFSFINDLLKDSYCKHLGRPAKEPEMLAKLLILQYLYNLSDVRVIEEAKLNLAYMWFLGLNPEDDLPEASLLTKFRRQRLKETSVDDIIQEVVRQCIEKGIIKGTGLSMDATHTHANTIKKVPERIMKHLARKIIKAIEEENGEIPSELIGEVPNYKLIEDHNEAKQIMKTYLETIISKAENHVDLSILPSSQKAVNEAKEVLQDPKFIAQKGIRSLVDKDARVGYKSQTDSFYGYKVEFAMIPEARIITAVTVDNGAYVDGSKFDELYQRSKACGLTIQEVYGDKAYFRKTILDTLQIDSVKAIIPVNPCVYKIDEGRFTYNKDSDQWFCEMGNNTYKKVYQKYKNRSNIYKYHFDKSQCIQCPKLLECAGKNVKKKVLGVGEHNAQYYEHSQMTKTTQFKLKYKKRASHEWKNGEMKRFHGLDRARGYGLKSMSMQAKLTALAVNLKRIAALLSFCDHVFWKQIANFIAYHRLTPLFMQIS; encoded by the coding sequence TTGCTTAGACATGTGCCTCACCAATTAAGTATATATAGCGTGTTATATGACAGAATTCCCAATGACCATATTCTGAAGACAATTGGAGCCCATGTTGATTTTAGTTTCATTAACGATTTACTGAAAGATTCATACTGTAAGCACCTGGGGCGGCCTGCTAAAGAGCCGGAAATGCTAGCAAAGTTACTTATTTTGCAATATCTATATAACTTATCCGATGTTAGAGTCATTGAAGAAGCTAAACTAAACTTAGCCTATATGTGGTTTTTGGGACTAAATCCCGAAGATGATTTGCCAGAAGCCAGTCTACTTACCAAGTTTAGGAGACAACGATTAAAAGAAACAAGTGTGGATGATATTATTCAGGAAGTAGTCCGCCAGTGTATAGAAAAAGGCATTATAAAAGGGACCGGACTGAGCATGGACGCTACTCACACCCATGCCAATACAATAAAAAAAGTACCAGAAAGAATCATGAAGCATCTAGCCAGAAAAATCATAAAGGCTATTGAGGAAGAAAACGGAGAAATCCCATCTGAGCTAATTGGCGAAGTTCCTAACTACAAGCTCATAGAGGACCACAACGAAGCGAAGCAGATTATGAAGACATATTTAGAAACCATAATCAGTAAAGCGGAAAACCATGTAGATCTCTCCATTCTGCCCAGCAGCCAAAAAGCTGTTAACGAAGCAAAGGAAGTATTACAAGATCCTAAATTTATCGCGCAAAAAGGAATCCGGTCACTTGTAGATAAAGATGCTCGTGTGGGGTACAAATCGCAAACAGACAGTTTTTACGGATATAAAGTAGAATTTGCAATGATTCCAGAAGCGAGGATTATTACCGCAGTAACAGTTGATAACGGTGCCTATGTAGATGGTAGCAAATTTGATGAACTCTATCAGCGAAGTAAAGCATGTGGATTGACCATACAAGAGGTGTATGGAGATAAAGCTTATTTTCGAAAAACAATTTTAGATACCCTACAAATCGATTCAGTTAAAGCTATCATTCCAGTAAATCCTTGCGTCTACAAAATAGACGAGGGCAGATTTACTTACAATAAAGACAGTGATCAATGGTTTTGTGAGATGGGTAATAACACCTATAAAAAGGTGTATCAAAAATATAAAAATAGAAGTAACATTTATAAATATCATTTTGATAAATCACAGTGTATTCAATGCCCCAAACTACTCGAATGTGCAGGCAAAAACGTTAAGAAAAAAGTACTAGGCGTCGGTGAACATAATGCTCAATATTATGAACATAGTCAAATGACTAAGACTACTCAGTTCAAGCTTAAGTACAAAAAACGAGCCAGTCATGAGTGGAAAAATGGGGAAATGAAGCGTTTCCACGGATTAGATCGTGCCCGAGGGTACGGTCTAAAAAGCATGTCAATGCAAGCCAAATTAACGGCCTTAGCCGTGAATCTTAAAAGGATAGCAGCACTACTATCCTTTTGTGACCATGTATTTTGGAAGCAAATAGCCAATTTTATAGCATATCACAGATTAACTCCGCTATTTATGCAGATAAGCTAA
- a CDS encoding CBO0543 family protein, with amino-acid sequence MSISVEMFISLAAAVITLLLLIFAVDWRYFRDWVVVYLFKSLLDFVVSSPTVELRLLEYPDRLLPNLYDTSLLFELWVFPVLCILYNQITRDKGLSVILGYALLFSAGITVIEYFLELHTNLIRYIQWSWLTTYVTLSITFLLSRGFIAFYRRGCDKAMGVLENRVGGYPLFE; translated from the coding sequence ATGAGCATTAGCGTAGAAATGTTTATTTCCCTGGCCGCAGCAGTGATCACTTTGTTGTTGCTGATCTTTGCGGTCGACTGGCGGTATTTCCGGGACTGGGTGGTGGTGTATCTGTTTAAAAGCCTGCTGGACTTTGTTGTCAGCAGTCCGACCGTGGAACTCCGTCTGCTCGAATATCCCGACCGGCTGCTGCCAAACTTGTACGATACCAGCCTGCTGTTTGAATTGTGGGTGTTTCCGGTGCTGTGCATCCTCTACAATCAAATAACACGGGATAAAGGGCTGAGCGTCATCCTGGGTTATGCCCTGCTATTCAGCGCCGGCATCACCGTAATCGAGTATTTTTTGGAGCTTCATACCAACTTGATTCGCTATATTCAGTGGAGCTGGCTCACCACCTATGTCACGTTGTCCATTACTTTTTTACTTTCCCGGGGTTTTATCGCCTTTTATCGCCGGGGCTGTGACAAAGCAATGGGAGTTCTGGAAAATCGAGTAGGAGGCTACCCATTATTTGAGTAG
- a CDS encoding TetR/AcrR family transcriptional regulator, translating into MFFLRDRILMAAIEEINYHGVRFTMNDLAKRLSVSKTSIYEHFSSKSELIHSILISVTQDIQQQEQAICNNATLTFAEKIAAILKVAPTMLGSINNFRLKDDLQLYYPNEFQITQKFNEERQERFLSLIVQGIETKALRPINTKVLRQIIASTLDDLFSYRFLSESNMTIPDALTAMSDILVNGLLPKKE; encoded by the coding sequence GTGTTTTTTTTGCGTGACCGTATTTTGATGGCAGCTATTGAAGAAATAAATTACCATGGCGTCCGGTTTACAATGAATGATCTTGCCAAACGGCTGAGTGTCAGTAAAACATCCATATATGAACACTTTTCTTCGAAAAGCGAGCTGATTCACAGTATTTTAATATCAGTAACTCAAGATATTCAGCAGCAGGAACAAGCGATCTGTAATAACGCCACATTGACTTTTGCTGAAAAAATAGCAGCCATACTTAAAGTTGCGCCAACAATGTTGGGATCTATTAACAATTTTCGGCTGAAAGACGACCTCCAGCTCTATTATCCCAACGAATTTCAGATCACCCAAAAATTTAATGAGGAACGCCAAGAGCGCTTTTTATCCCTGATTGTTCAGGGTATCGAAACCAAAGCGCTCCGGCCGATCAATACCAAAGTACTTCGCCAAATCATTGCCAGCACTCTCGATGATTTATTCTCTTACCGGTTTCTCTCTGAAAGCAATATGACCATCCCGGATGCCTTGACCGCCATGTCAGATATTCTAGTCAACGGATTACTGCCCAAAAAAGAATAA
- a CDS encoding glycogen/starch/alpha-glucan phosphorylase: protein MLTKEHCKTALQERLLALAGTSLDEASASDKYAALASLVRDYIGQRWVDTTRRYDDQRQKQVYYFSMEFLPGRLLDTNLSNLGIRDVWREALAELDIDYTELLSAEHDAGLGNGGLGRLAACFLDSLAALGLPGHGCGIRYTYGLFEQAIVDGVQVEKPDSWLKDLNIWEYRKTGKAVLVEFAPPLGIVKAVPYDIPVIGFDNRTVNTLRLWSAEVRDEFCVNYSSLGPEDYRKLLEYKNGVEAISQILYPDDRYEEGRQLRLVQEYFLVSAGLKSIIRHIKRKQGSDLRRLADQIAVHINDTHPALAIPELMRILMDEEGLGWDEAWDITIHTISYTNHTVLPEALEKWPVGQLQSLLPRIYEIIHEINERFCAELWQRYPGDWDRIAAMAVIADGFVKMAHLAVAGSYSVNGVAALHSDILKNDLLNLFYQHAPQKFNNKTNGITHRRWLLTANPGLAGLITGTIGPTWLHRPDHLTELLPFATSTTFQQKLAAVKQDRKEALAKFIFDRYHLALDTRSLFDIQVKRIHAYKRQLLNALRIMDLYRLLKDNPQLDILPRTFIFAGKAAPGYYLAKKVIQLIVTLAKQINSDTAIQDKLKVIFLENYNVSLAELIIPAADISEQISTAGKEASGTGNMKFMMNGAVTVGTLDGANVEIREAVGDENIVIFGLTAEEVAACYQTGRCNPLTVYNQNERIRHCVNQLIDGSLPVIGDEFKPLYDYLLHPGGAFLELQDFAAYLEAQERLDRLFRNDRARWQVATTNIAHSGRFSSDRTVTEYADAIWHIRPSESPASLI from the coding sequence TTGTTAACCAAAGAACACTGCAAGACGGCCCTTCAGGAGCGGTTGCTGGCGCTGGCGGGCACAAGCCTGGATGAAGCCTCGGCCTCGGACAAATACGCCGCACTGGCCAGCCTGGTCCGCGACTACATCGGCCAGCGCTGGGTGGACACCACCCGCCGCTACGATGACCAACGGCAAAAGCAGGTGTACTATTTCTCCATGGAATTTTTACCGGGGCGCCTGCTGGACACTAATCTCTCGAATCTCGGCATCCGCGATGTCTGGCGGGAAGCCCTGGCCGAACTCGACATCGACTACACCGAGCTACTGAGCGCCGAACACGACGCCGGCCTTGGCAACGGCGGCCTGGGGCGGCTGGCCGCCTGCTTTCTCGATTCCCTGGCAGCCCTCGGCCTGCCCGGCCACGGCTGCGGCATCCGCTATACCTACGGCCTGTTTGAACAGGCTATTGTCGACGGCGTTCAGGTGGAAAAACCGGATTCCTGGCTGAAAGACCTCAATATCTGGGAGTACCGCAAAACCGGCAAAGCCGTTTTGGTAGAGTTTGCCCCGCCCCTGGGGATTGTCAAAGCCGTCCCCTATGACATCCCCGTCATTGGCTTTGACAACCGGACCGTCAATACCTTACGGTTATGGAGCGCCGAAGTGCGGGACGAATTCTGCGTCAATTATTCCAGCTTAGGCCCTGAGGATTACCGCAAACTGCTGGAATACAAGAACGGGGTGGAAGCCATTTCGCAAATCCTCTATCCGGACGACCGCTATGAGGAAGGACGCCAGCTGCGCCTCGTCCAGGAGTATTTCCTGGTGTCGGCCGGACTTAAAAGCATTATTCGCCATATCAAGCGCAAGCAGGGCTCGGATCTAAGGCGCCTGGCCGACCAGATCGCCGTGCACATCAATGACACCCATCCGGCTTTAGCCATCCCCGAATTGATGCGCATTCTCATGGATGAAGAAGGCCTGGGCTGGGACGAGGCCTGGGACATTACCATTCATACCATTTCCTATACCAATCACACCGTCCTGCCGGAAGCTTTGGAAAAATGGCCGGTCGGCCAACTGCAAAGCCTGCTGCCCCGCATCTATGAAATCATCCACGAGATCAACGAACGGTTCTGCGCCGAGCTGTGGCAGCGCTACCCCGGCGACTGGGACCGCATTGCCGCCATGGCCGTCATCGCCGACGGCTTCGTCAAGATGGCCCACCTGGCTGTAGCTGGTAGCTACAGCGTCAACGGCGTGGCCGCACTGCACAGCGATATCCTCAAAAACGATCTATTGAACCTGTTTTATCAGCATGCGCCGCAAAAATTCAATAACAAAACCAACGGCATTACCCACCGCCGCTGGCTGCTCACCGCCAATCCCGGCTTGGCCGGCTTAATCACCGGCACCATCGGTCCCACTTGGCTGCACCGGCCGGATCACTTGACAGAGTTACTGCCTTTTGCGACAAGTACCACTTTCCAGCAAAAACTGGCAGCCGTGAAACAGGACCGGAAGGAGGCCCTGGCCAAATTTATCTTTGACAGGTATCACCTTGCCCTTGACACCCGTTCTCTTTTCGACATCCAGGTCAAACGCATTCATGCCTACAAGCGCCAGCTCCTCAACGCGCTCCGGATTATGGATCTCTACCGCTTGTTAAAGGATAACCCCCAACTTGACATCCTGCCCCGTACCTTTATCTTCGCCGGCAAAGCGGCGCCAGGCTACTACCTGGCAAAAAAAGTAATTCAACTGATTGTCACCCTAGCCAAACAAATCAACAGCGATACCGCCATTCAGGATAAGCTTAAAGTTATATTTCTGGAAAACTATAATGTGTCGCTGGCGGAACTGATTATTCCCGCCGCCGATATCAGCGAGCAGATTTCCACCGCCGGCAAGGAAGCCTCCGGCACCGGCAACATGAAATTCATGATGAACGGCGCGGTTACCGTCGGCACTTTAGACGGCGCCAATGTGGAAATCCGCGAAGCCGTAGGTGATGAAAACATCGTCATCTTCGGCCTCACCGCCGAGGAGGTGGCGGCCTGCTATCAAACGGGCCGGTGCAATCCCTTAACCGTCTATAACCAGAACGAACGGATACGGCATTGTGTGAATCAACTAATCGACGGGAGTCTGCCTGTCATTGGCGATGAATTCAAACCGCTGTACGACTATTTACTGCATCCGGGCGGCGCTTTTCTGGAACTGCAGGATTTTGCCGCCTATCTGGAAGCCCAGGAACGGCTGGACCGCCTGTTCCGCAACGACCGCGCCCGCTGGCAGGTGGCAACCACAAATATCGCTCACTCCGGCCGGTTTTCTAGTGACCGCACTGTTACGGAATATGCTGATGCGATCTGGCACATCCGGCCGTCTGAGTCTCCTGCTAGCCTGATCTAA
- a CDS encoding L,D-transpeptidase, protein MMKKQIIVNLTAHRAGYLEDNKLIKEYYIGSGRPETPTPPGSYEVIEKIRYEKQGEFDFGSRRLVLSTDKSCLHGSWNGPVEGYVSGGCIRMYNQDIEELFEKVEIGTPVIMIQ, encoded by the coding sequence ATGATGAAAAAACAAATCATTGTAAATCTGACTGCCCACCGGGCCGGCTATCTAGAAGACAACAAATTGATCAAAGAGTATTATATCGGCAGCGGCAGGCCGGAAACACCTACTCCGCCAGGCAGCTACGAAGTCATTGAAAAAATTCGTTATGAAAAGCAAGGCGAATTTGATTTTGGTTCTCGCAGGCTGGTTTTGTCAACGGATAAATCCTGTTTGCATGGGTCATGGAACGGACCGGTAGAGGGATATGTCTCCGGTGGCTGCATTAGAATGTATAATCAAGATATTGAGGAACTATTTGAAAAGGTGGAAATCGGTACACCGGTAATTATGATACAGTAA
- a CDS encoding HD-GYP domain-containing protein: MMNRNPMLAGMDACPPSIRVMEKLLKVVQQLSATHDLQSVMDIVRHSVRQLTGSDGATFVLRDGNFCYYAEEDAISPLWKGLRFPMEICISGWVMQNRQPAIIEDIFEDKRIPIGVYQKTFVRSLAMVPIKSNDPVGAIGCYWSESRTPTLEEVEVLQVLADTAAIAIDNIGYRENIASQARQLEEAIDGTLLAVASMVELKDPYTSGHQRRVGIIAFDIAREMGWDIKRCEALRRAAIVHDIGKIGIPGELLAKPAKLTAPEFALIQTHAQMSYDILKEIKLLLPIAEIICQHHERLDGSGYPHGLTAEHILPEARIVTVADVFEAMTSHRPYRPSLGLEAALDELTRHSGTLYDAAAVAALVRLIKEKNYQPPQ, from the coding sequence ATGATGAACCGTAATCCGATGCTTGCCGGAATGGACGCCTGCCCTCCGTCAATCCGGGTGATGGAAAAACTGCTCAAGGTTGTACAGCAGCTCTCCGCCACACACGATTTGCAATCTGTTATGGATATTGTCCGTCATTCGGTACGCCAACTTACCGGCTCCGACGGAGCGACTTTCGTTTTGCGCGACGGCAATTTTTGTTATTACGCGGAGGAAGACGCGATCAGTCCGCTGTGGAAGGGCCTACGCTTTCCAATGGAAATCTGCATCAGCGGCTGGGTTATGCAAAACCGTCAGCCCGCTATTATTGAGGATATTTTTGAAGACAAACGCATACCTATCGGCGTATACCAAAAAACGTTCGTGCGCAGCCTGGCCATGGTTCCGATTAAGTCCAATGATCCTGTCGGGGCTATCGGCTGCTATTGGTCGGAATCCCGCACTCCTACGCTGGAGGAAGTCGAAGTGCTGCAGGTGCTGGCCGACACAGCAGCCATTGCCATTGATAACATCGGCTATCGTGAAAATATCGCCAGTCAGGCCCGGCAATTGGAAGAAGCCATTGACGGAACACTGCTTGCCGTAGCTAGTATGGTGGAACTGAAAGATCCCTATACGTCCGGCCATCAGCGGCGTGTAGGCATTATTGCCTTTGACATCGCCCGCGAGATGGGCTGGGACATCAAACGTTGTGAAGCCTTGCGCCGTGCAGCCATTGTCCACGATATCGGCAAAATCGGCATTCCCGGCGAACTGCTTGCCAAACCGGCCAAATTGACCGCACCGGAATTTGCCTTGATCCAAACGCATGCTCAAATGAGCTATGATATATTGAAGGAAATTAAGCTTCTGCTGCCGATAGCAGAAATTATCTGCCAACATCACGAGCGCCTGGACGGCAGCGGCTATCCGCACGGCCTGACCGCGGAGCATATCCTGCCAGAGGCCAGGATCGTGACTGTCGCTGATGTGTTTGAGGCAATGACTTCTCACCGGCCCTACCGTCCGTCACTGGGTCTGGAGGCTGCTCTCGATGAGCTTACCCGCCATAGCGGCACGCTGTACGATGCCGCTGCTGTCGCCGCCCTGGTACGGCTGATCAAGGAGAAAAACTACCAACCCCCGCAGTAG
- a CDS encoding zinc-dependent alcohol dehydrogenase family protein, which produces MKAMIIRKYGGPEVFEVAEVDKPEPIPGHVVLKVAASSINPLETKIRSGLAAAIGPQLPAILNADVSGEIVAVGEAAGQWKVGDQVFGCTGGVGNLQGALAEFMLADANLIAKKPTCIDHYTAALFPLVTITAWEGIMEKSLAKPGEKLLIHGAAGGVGHIAVQLAKQQGAIVYGTVLNQEQADVAKAFGADHVIFSNTESVENYVEKYTDGRGFDAIFDPVGGNNLTNSFKAAKLKGVICTTNARATLDIGPMHAKALTLHALLMTVPMLFNIERERHGRILDHISNLIEQGKLRIKRDKQQFTFEEITKAHEYLEAGKAIGKISLVNSFNPLS; this is translated from the coding sequence ATGAAAGCAATGATAATTCGTAAGTATGGCGGTCCGGAAGTATTTGAAGTCGCAGAGGTGGACAAGCCTGAACCAATCCCGGGGCATGTAGTATTGAAGGTAGCTGCTAGTAGTATTAACCCGCTAGAAACGAAAATTCGCTCAGGTTTGGCTGCTGCTATCGGACCTCAATTACCCGCTATTCTTAATGCGGATGTTTCAGGTGAGATTGTAGCTGTTGGCGAAGCAGCAGGTCAATGGAAAGTTGGTGATCAAGTATTCGGCTGTACTGGTGGAGTTGGGAATTTACAAGGAGCATTGGCTGAATTTATGCTAGCAGATGCTAATTTAATTGCGAAAAAGCCTACTTGCATTGATCACTACACGGCAGCATTATTTCCGTTAGTCACTATAACTGCCTGGGAAGGAATTATGGAAAAATCCTTGGCGAAACCAGGAGAAAAATTATTGATACATGGTGCTGCCGGAGGAGTTGGACATATAGCTGTACAATTAGCAAAGCAACAAGGTGCAATTGTTTATGGTACGGTTTTAAATCAAGAGCAAGCCGATGTAGCGAAAGCCTTTGGTGCGGACCATGTTATTTTTTCTAATACTGAGTCTGTTGAAAACTATGTAGAGAAATATACAGACGGTAGAGGATTTGATGCGATATTCGATCCAGTAGGGGGAAATAATTTAACTAACAGTTTCAAAGCAGCAAAATTAAAGGGTGTAATCTGCACTACTAACGCCAGAGCCACTCTGGATATTGGACCGATGCATGCGAAAGCCCTGACTTTACATGCTCTATTGATGACCGTACCTATGCTTTTCAATATTGAGCGTGAGCGACATGGCAGGATACTGGACCATATAAGTAATTTAATCGAACAGGGAAAATTGCGTATCAAGAGAGATAAACAACAGTTTACTTTTGAAGAGATTACTAAGGCTCATGAGTATTTGGAAGCCGGTAAGGCTATCGGAAAAATATCATTGGTAAACTCGTTTAATCCTCTCTCTTAA
- a CDS encoding lipase family protein — translation MKRFLLVWLTAGLLLCIPIISLAGPQEDYEEAYKLYLTAGASAAAYSGRLGELANRYLEQDGWQIDHYRQAQGRTGARYLVARKAGVPFYLVAIVGTENKRDIKTDLKVSKVYFAGSNPAEFAANAAKKNIPNTEPKVHQGFDEFVQAGPSAVLRNPRQVSLSLPDLLHADQTRKLLLTGHSLGGAAATLAGARLLSSGVSPDQLEVITFGAPAVGNAAFAAKYEPSLPLTRIVHTGDPITGVLQTLVGGYRQFGREIKWKPGTTVRDAHQLTGYIDSALKNYYDKRRLAVEAGIQLPAQPAKKQTDHKQRVYILPLANQLPTNLTAEFWYMQEALQDVYQNTLAEYVAANTRTEDWQQAALAAGCRWAIVSEVSASLVKEQKNTYYITVHQTIYDTQTGAVASTAVFSTGTYSLTPLEAFVHAFRGISDHLNSVMTQ, via the coding sequence TTGAAACGCTTCCTGCTGGTATGGCTGACCGCCGGGTTGCTGCTATGTATACCAATCATCAGCTTAGCCGGTCCCCAGGAAGACTACGAGGAGGCTTACAAGCTGTATCTGACCGCCGGCGCCAGCGCAGCCGCCTATAGCGGGCGCCTGGGCGAACTGGCCAACCGCTATCTGGAGCAGGACGGCTGGCAAATCGATCATTATCGGCAAGCTCAAGGCCGTACCGGCGCCCGCTACCTGGTGGCCCGGAAAGCCGGTGTTCCATTTTACCTTGTCGCCATTGTCGGCACAGAAAATAAACGGGACATAAAAACCGACTTGAAAGTCAGCAAAGTCTATTTCGCTGGCAGTAATCCCGCCGAATTCGCCGCCAATGCCGCCAAAAAGAATATTCCCAACACTGAACCCAAGGTTCACCAGGGCTTCGACGAGTTTGTCCAGGCCGGTCCGTCGGCCGTCTTACGTAATCCCCGGCAGGTCAGTCTTTCCCTTCCCGATCTGCTCCACGCCGACCAAACCCGCAAGCTGCTCCTGACCGGCCACAGTCTCGGCGGTGCCGCTGCCACGTTGGCTGGGGCAAGACTGCTAAGCTCGGGAGTCAGCCCGGACCAGTTGGAAGTCATTACCTTCGGCGCTCCCGCCGTCGGCAATGCGGCTTTTGCCGCCAAATACGAACCCAGCCTGCCCCTCACCCGGATTGTTCATACTGGCGACCCGATTACCGGCGTTCTGCAAACCCTGGTCGGCGGTTACCGGCAGTTTGGCCGGGAAATAAAATGGAAACCTGGCACTACTGTGCGCGATGCCCACCAATTAACCGGTTATATCGATTCGGCCCTGAAAAATTATTATGATAAACGCCGCCTGGCTGTAGAAGCTGGCATACAGCTGCCTGCTCAGCCTGCAAAAAAGCAGACAGATCATAAGCAGCGCGTCTACATTCTGCCGCTGGCCAACCAGTTGCCGACAAATTTGACCGCTGAATTTTGGTATATGCAGGAAGCATTACAGGATGTATACCAGAATACTCTTGCGGAGTATGTCGCTGCAAATACCCGGACGGAAGATTGGCAGCAGGCAGCCCTTGCCGCCGGCTGCCGCTGGGCCATTGTATCCGAAGTAAGTGCCAGCCTCGTTAAAGAACAAAAAAACACCTATTACATCACCGTGCATCAGACTATCTATGACACGCAAACCGGCGCTGTCGCCAGTACCGCCGTTTTTTCTACCGGCACTTACAGTCTGACTCCGTTGGAGGCCTTTGTTCATGCTTTCCGGGGAATTAGCGACCATCTGAACAGTGTCATGACCCAATAA
- the ltrA gene encoding group II intron reverse transcriptase/maturase, which yields MQGTRKCVESRQLHNEDYLQEERVEPGSIAGVPSISSMPEEGRNDGDEYTSELLEDILHRDNLNLAYKRVKDNKGSHGIDGMTVNELLQFLKENGAQLRQSILEGTYTPQPVRRVEIPKPDGGKRLLGIPTVVDRVIQQAIAQVLTPIYEMQFSVNSYGFRPGRDAKQAIRRCKEYIEAGYTWAVDIDLAKYFDTVNHDKLMRLLSVTIEDNRVLSLIRKYLQSGIMVNGVVAETEAGVPQGGNLSPLLSNVMLNELDIELTKRGLSFCRYADDANIYVRSEKAAKRVMASVTRFLEEELKLKVNKEKSAVNRPWKLKFLGFSFYPKKGGMGIRVHPKPVKKFKQKLKEITGRSNAMSVEERREKLRQCIVGWVNYFGMADMKATAKALDEWLRRRIRMCYWKQWKKISAKRDNLVKLGMDERTARKYANTRKSYWHTANSPILTRILTNERLRKIGFITVSERYSITHSSC from the coding sequence TTGCAAGGTACGAGGAAATGCGTAGAAAGCAGACAACTTCATAATGAAGACTACCTGCAGGAGGAAAGGGTGGAACCCGGAAGTATTGCAGGAGTGCCGAGCATCTCTTCTATGCCTGAAGAAGGAAGAAACGATGGCGATGAATACACCAGTGAACTGTTGGAGGATATCCTTCACCGGGACAACCTTAATCTAGCCTATAAGCGAGTGAAGGACAACAAAGGGAGCCATGGAATCGACGGGATGACAGTAAATGAACTTTTGCAATTTCTGAAGGAAAATGGCGCCCAACTCCGACAGTCTATACTGGAGGGGACGTATACGCCCCAACCCGTCAGACGAGTAGAAATACCAAAACCCGATGGCGGTAAGCGACTGCTTGGGATACCTACTGTAGTCGACCGTGTGATACAACAAGCCATCGCCCAAGTACTAACCCCGATCTATGAGATGCAATTTTCAGTGAACAGCTATGGATTCAGACCCGGAAGGGACGCTAAACAAGCGATTCGGAGATGCAAGGAATATATCGAAGCCGGGTATACCTGGGCGGTTGATATTGATCTAGCAAAATACTTCGATACAGTGAATCACGATAAACTCATGCGCCTGCTGTCAGTGACAATTGAGGATAACCGAGTACTATCGTTAATTCGTAAATATCTTCAATCTGGGATCATGGTTAATGGCGTGGTAGCAGAAACCGAGGCGGGTGTCCCGCAGGGCGGCAACCTCTCGCCGCTGCTTAGCAATGTTATGCTGAACGAACTGGATATTGAACTCACTAAACGGGGGCTGAGCTTTTGCCGTTACGCCGATGATGCGAATATTTATGTCAGAAGCGAAAAGGCGGCAAAGCGAGTTATGGCAAGTGTCACGCGCTTTCTTGAAGAAGAGCTAAAGCTCAAGGTCAATAAAGAAAAGAGTGCGGTAAACAGACCCTGGAAGCTGAAATTTCTAGGATTCTCGTTCTACCCTAAGAAAGGTGGAATGGGAATACGAGTACACCCAAAACCTGTGAAGAAATTCAAGCAAAAGCTGAAAGAAATAACAGGGAGAAGCAACGCCATGAGCGTGGAAGAACGCAGAGAAAAGCTCAGGCAGTGCATCGTTGGCTGGGTGAACTACTTTGGCATGGCAGACATGAAGGCCACTGCCAAAGCATTGGATGAGTGGTTGCGTAGAAGAATACGGATGTGCTACTGGAAGCAGTGGAAGAAAATATCCGCAAAGCGTGATAATCTTGTGAAACTTGGCATGGACGAGCGAACAGCACGGAAATATGCTAATACGAGAAAGAGCTATTGGCACACAGCCAACAGCCCTATTCTTACAAGAATACTTACTAATGAGCGCCTAAGGAAGATTGGCTTTATAACAGTCAGCGAAAGGTATTCGATAACCCATTCATCCTGTTGA